In Miscanthus floridulus cultivar M001 chromosome 19, ASM1932011v1, whole genome shotgun sequence, the DNA window TCTCATGTGCTTTTTTTTATGTTTCAGATTGAAACAATGTCTGTCTGTCTTCTTTCAGCACTATCCAGCACTTTCAGACAAACACAAGGCAAGCTGATAAAGCTTATCATACACTGGCTGAAATTATTTTATGTAACTTTATCCCAGATCCAATTTATTGACTGAATAATCCCAGATCAAATTTACCGACTGCCTTTCTTTTCACAGAGTTGTATCTCCAACGCATTTGTACCTGTCATGAAAGCCATGTGGCCTGGTTTATATGGTAATGCTGGGGGTAGCCCTCATGTTATTTCAAAGAGACGGAAACTTGCGGTTCAAGCTTCACGTTTTATGGTGCAAATGGTGCAAACCCAATTATTTTCAACAGAAAGTATGGACCAAACTTCGAAAAGTCCTGAAAGTGCTTCAGTTTCCGCAAATGTGTCAAACAATTTTGACATCAGCGAGGAAGGGCTTGCTATCCGTATAGCACTAGAGGTATCAATAAATAATCTAGAAAATACATATACATTTTTTTTCTAATATTGCAGGACACCGAACAAACATCCTCACAATTTGTTGTTAGAATTATATTATAGAGGTTCTAGGGAAAAAAACTGACATCATATGGTGCAAATGCTCTAGGTAGCCAGTGGCCCAGATAAGAAGACCGCAGCTGGGAAAGCATATGCTTTGGCCCTGTGCAAGGTTGTGCTGCTTCTAAGATTCCGGCAATCAGAACAgaaggccatcaagtacatgagaGGCATGGTTAATCATTTGGCTGCCTCAGTGGCTTCCGACAAGGAGCTCGTGAAGGAGCTAGCTCAAATGGCTGCACGTCTCAGATCGCTTGATGCCTGTCCAGACGAAGAACTGTCACAAGATGACGCAGATGTCATATTCAGTACGTCTAATGAAAAATAAGAACCTATGTTATGCCAATCCATCTCTGCATTTTCGTAAGCTTtcatttctatggttcttatcGCACCTTACTCTTGTTGTTTCTCAGAGAAACTAGGATTGGATGATGGCTTCAAGTTGGACACCAATCAAGCAGTGCCTCCTACTCCAGCACCACGGTcagcccggcctccagctcctgccAGGAGAAGAGCGAGACAGGCACCATCCTCTagcgatgaaagtgatgaagaaggggaagaagtTAATGTGCCTGCAACATCGGTAAGCAGGGTTCCAGCCACTCCCAGTATGACTGCTGCTGCACGTTCTCAGAGAGCAAGCAAGACTGCTGCTTTGAGCAAGATTTCTGCGAAACCACCTGCTATTACGTCTGATGGCAGTGAGCCGGACGATCAGTCCGACGTCACGAGTGAGGAGGATTCGTCATCCGATGAGGAATCGTCATAGATCGCTGTTACTTTCTCGTGCAATCGTGGACTGGAGGTTCTGATGAGGTTCTTGAGTAGAAGAACCAAGTAATCTAATGTAACTAATTAAATTGCAGCGGTGAGATATTGTCACTGCATTATGTATTTATTTCTTGTTACTAATCAGTATGATTTAAAGTCGTCATTTACGTTTGAGCATCTTGCAACGAACTCAGATCTAAACAAATCGAAACGACAGCGTCGGCTTGATATGCATTGACCAATATAGCTCGTGTCACACTAAAATGCAAAACCAGCGACAGGATCAATTTTTTACAATGTATATATGCAACTCCATCGGCTCAACAGGCTCAGCCCTGAAGGGGGGACGGCTGCCATGGGCCCGAAATCTAAGCAGCCTATGTAAGACTTGCCGTCTTGCTCAGTATGGCACGCCCCCCAACGACTTGGCAGCCTCGCCCGCGtcgccctctcctctctcctctaccTCGCCCCACATTGTCGCCATCACGCATCCTCACCTGGGTCTTGCTCACATCGCCGTCTCATCAGGTTGCCCCTCCGTTGCCCAAGCCGTACTCTCCACGCCTCGCGCCATTGTCGTTCCGGCCTCAGCATCTTTTCGCGCCACCTCGCCTACGCTGATATGATGCCTTGCATATTTGGTTTAATTGGTGTTCAATTCAACCCAATTTATATTTAGTTTATTTATTGAGTTGTTTTATTGTATTCGATTTCTCCTATTGCATCCATATTTATTTATTGAGTCGTTGTATTGTATTCGATTTCTCCTATTAGATTCGTATGGGGAGTCCATCACGTTAGAGGTGGGGACACAAATCAAGGAAAATAAAATTATGGATAGAAAAATTATTAAAGATTAGTTCCAAATTGAACGACACTTCGAAAAGAGGATTACGAAATCAGAATTATATATACGCGGTCTCTGTCGACCACAGATCGTGTCTGACGACCCTGAAGTCAACATTTCAGAGCCTGTTGAAAGATACTGCTGCACTGCCTTCGTCCTCAAAAAAATGTATAATTCTAATTTACTATTTAGTCAAACTATCTAAAATTTGTTAAAATATATCAATCAGTATTTATAACGTGAACAGATATATATTATTAAAATATATCCAATGCGCGAAAATGGATCAAGTTTAGCCGCCAAAGATTTTTCCAAATCGAATCCGCCATGGACAGGTCTCCCGATGTGGCACATCGACGAATTGATGATGGGGACGCGAGTTGGGATGACATTCCGAACACACCGGATCATCGAGAGGATGTAGATGGCAATCGCGACGCAGTGGAGTTGCAGAGATTCGCGGCGCGGCATTGGGTGCAGGTTCCTCTGAAGCTTGGCAGCTACGCGCACTGGTTCTGCTGCACGCCGTGGTGCTGGGGCGGTTGCGCGACGCGGCGCTGGGGCCGAGGGCGGCGGCGAGCGGCACTGGGGCCGAACGTTTTGGGTGGAGCGGTGCAGTGCTGGCGGTGGGCGACGGTGCTCTGGTTTCTCCTGTACGATAGCTCTATGGTCTATGGGTCGGATGAATTTTTTCTAAGGGGAATGCGTCGGATGAATGAGTAGAGTCGATGGGAGAGGAGAGAAATAGGCCCGCAGTCGACAATCAAATGGCCTGGAGTCCAATGGTCCATTGTCCTAATAATGAGACCGTCCATATGCAATTGAACCTGCAGCCCGAACGCTAGAATGCATTCGTATTTTCTTATCAAATCTATAAACGATTAGCATTAGTATTCTCCGTGCAATCTATTTTTTTATGCCCGTGCATTTTTCCAAAAGTTATCAAACGGACCATGTGTGCCTGCTAGCAAAAGTGGTAAACATCAATCAACCTTTGAATTTGATGCTATATACGAATATAATCCAAAATATATTGAGGAAAAGGACTCTTGTGATCTCCGGTCTGCCAAAAAGCAGGGATTGGCAAGCCGTGCCATCAACCATCAAGTTGCCCGGCTGGGTATACACGTATGTAGCGGCCGTCGTGACATTTCTGCTGGCAGACAGTTCGTAGTGCGAGCCACCACCCCCTTGATAGTGCAACAGACAATTAAGGTAGCTCCAGTGCTATAACGTACAGTGCTAATGATCATTTATAGCAGCTTGATTGGCGCAGACTTGGATCTGAAAAACTCTGGCCTTTTCGGCGTCCCCAACGGTGTCCTATTCACTAGCTCGGAGCAGCGTTTGGCCAATGAGAAGGAGAGAATTCAGAAATTCACCGAGCTAGTGCTTGCACAAGAGCTTAGCTCGCACGGTTACcgaaattttctaagtctctGGCAGTACCTGCCACTATGTAATCTTTTCGTTTTAAAAACGCTGTTGAGGACGCCCTTACGAAGTGAGACCAAGGGGACAAACGGCAGGTGCGGCGGGCGGCAGGCACGCGCACCTGAACTTCGGTCAAAAGAGAGCGAAAAAATATATAGCGCGACGCTGAGACAACACGCTTGCGTTGCGTCAATTGCTCTCTTATCGAGACATTTTATTTAGGCTATTTTTAATGGAGTTTTCATTAGAGTTTCATGTGCATTAAATATGCTGATGTGACACATTATTGATAAAGAGAGATGATAAAAATTTTATGGGGACAAAACTCTTATGCATTAAATATGGATATGTTGGAAAACTGGGACATAAAACCGACTAGCATTCCTTACAATGGTTAACAGTGTTGGCAATGGCACGTTTGCAACAATCAGCACATTTTATGGGGATATGTAAGCTGATATTGTGGACGTTAGTTGTATTCTTCTttaaaactttattaaagttaGAAAAGATTCCTTAGGAATTAGGATAAAACTAAAACAGCCCTGAGACATTTAAATCGAAACTTTGAGACTAAAATATCCTAGGAATAACTGGGGCACGGCAAGTAAAGTCTTTCTATTTCCCCCCAATAAAATGGCACGATTTTCTTACTTCCTTGAAACAAAGCACGACGACGAAGCGCTTTCCAGCAGGCACTGAGGGCTGATTCGTGCGTTCAGTATCCGGCAAGTTATGCAAAGCGCGTGAGGGGAAGAAGCACCGATAGGATTGGAGATTTTCAACTAGAAAAATGGTTGAAGCAATTGGATTCGTCTCGTGCCTTCCACAGGATCCTCTTAATTGGGAGCTGTGTCCGATGATCAAGGCCACACCAATTGAACCCCTCTCGTGTAGTTAACGAGGAATCTTGGAACCGACCGATCGAACATAAAGCAAGACATGCATGTCACGGATGTGACACGAGGATGACGATGGTCGCCAAACCTTACTAGAGAGAAAGAAATCAAATTGGCGTCTTCTCCTTATTAACTGACTAAGTGAGAGATCAGGCTGCGTACTGAATGAACCTCTAAACCCTGCGTGGAACTCACGCCGTAAGCAAAGCAACCTTCCAACTGAAGTAACTGAACTGAACAGGTGCCAAAGGGTTGCTGCGAAACGACTCTGTGTGTAACGCTTTCGTTTGCCGACTGGTGATCAGCTGATCACACCCTGCGCACGCGTTGTTACCCGTCTATAAATTAAATAGATCTCCTCCACCTCTTCGCGGTCCACACAGAGACACTTGGCGGAGATCCATCGAGCTCGCCGGAGATCACTTCGTCCAAGGCCGGCTACTTCTTGCTACCTGACTGATATTAGTTCTTGGGAGTGTTTTGCTCTGACTCGTTGTATTTGGCCTCGGCAGAAGAAGTTTGTGCAAACATGAAGCAgcccagcaccaccaccaccaccaccaccaccacgacggaGATATGGCAGTGGCAGTGTAGCACGTGCCGAGCTCATTGGAAGATGCTGCGCCAGGTGACGACCACCTGCTGCCCACACAGACACGGCGGCCGCTGCTGTCAGGGTCAGGGTACTCCGCCTCCGCCGTCTCCGTCTGCAGGAAACCCTGCTCCTCActgccaccaccatcaccatcaccagaAGGAGGGTGCCAGCAGCCGGGCTTTGGCGGCGGGTACCGAGGGTTCCAACGCTAGGCCTGGGCGTCACACCACCATCACTACTCTGAATCCTGCCCCTCCCGTCGTCGTCGCGGAGCTCTGCTGGGTCCCGGACCCTTACCTGATGGTGCAGCAGCTCCGGGAGTTCGAGTCCCTGAACGACGAGCTGGTGGCGCTCAGGGTGCAGCTGCAGGAGTACGCGGAGGAGGTCCGCAAGAGCAGCAAGGACGACATCAACGCCAGGACCGGGATGAACATGAACTGGCTCCTCGTGCTCCCGGCCAACGTCAGGGACGTCGTCATCTTGGCCAGGGACGTCATCGAGTCTTTCATTGCCATCTCCACTAGCGCACCACCAGCGAATTAAGCAGCTATAGCCTATTGTCATGTGGATATTATATATTATACGGTTCTTCGTGCTTGTTGCTTATTCCGCCTGGTATTAGGTAGATTTGCAGGTTTTATGTGAGTCTGGTATAAATAAATTATGAGGATACTGTTGCTGCTGAATTCGTGAGTTGTGAATTCAGTCTACTACTAGATCCGTTTAAGTCAAATCTATGTTAACTTGACTAAGTTTGTAAAAGATACATTAATCAATATTTACAATATATTATACCAAACATGAAAATttccatttcatgtgttttttcatGCGAAAATGAACCTATTCTTGTGAAATTCATGTATGAATGAAATTCCTTCGTTCCAAAGATTCTCTAAAATTATTTGATGTTGTATATCTTAGTggaattttttttaatcttttggTGTTTTGTATTCCCCCCTCCAAAAAGAATTTAAGTCTCGCTTTATGTGAATTCAATCGATCTCAAATTTGATTACATATGTagaaaatagtattaatatttatatctctaaataggtttattataaaaaatatattcttTAATTAGTCTAGTAGTACATATTACAAATTATAAATAATAATAGTTTTTGTATATacatttgatcaaatttaaaatttaaaattaattaACTTTTCGAACATCGAGGTTTACATTCTTTTAGGGACTAGCAAATGCCCGAGCGTTGCCACGGGAACTTTAAAATTTTCAACACAACAAGAGTATAATAAACAAATACTGGGTCAAAATCAACAGAGAAATAATAGAGCCTCCCCATCTCAGAAGTGCAGAATTCAACAACCCAAAAACAAAGGGTTACATAATTATTGTCAAATAAAGACTTGTAGGATCAAACATGATCTAGTAAAgagagatgatgatgataatacaGATTCCAATTTCTGGCTCAGCTAATTTCTAATTTCATCAAATCATGCCACAAGCTGCAATTTCCCACTATCTTGGGTAAGTCGATTCTCCTCCTCCTTTCCAAAGCTCTgaacaaaaagaaaaatggaaGCCATGAGCTAACTTGAGAACATTTGTACCAATTTTAAACAGCCATGTATGAAATTTCCAAGATTGAGATTGCACCATAAAAAGTATTTGTGTTGCTTTTGCAGCTTTGACATTAGTAATAATTGGATGTGGTGTAAGTGCAAGATTCTAAGAGAAAGGGAGCAGCATGGAAAATGGAGTAAGAGAATAATTAGAAAAGTCACAACTGAACATTTTTGCTTGATCTGAAGAAGAGTAACTGTCACCATATATGTTAGGTAAATTTAACATTAGGAAATTAAAAGCCTAAGGAAGTCTGACTGGTATTGAGGAAAGCATCAATCTCAAGATATGCAGGGCAAGCAAGAAGAATAGTAGTTCCAACTTTGGAGAGAATGTATCAAGCCTGAGGTaataacttcatcacaataaaatTGGAATTTCATTACTCATCATGTTATTCATGTAAGTAAGCAATGCAATCGATCCCGACAGCACAAAAATGTTGCAACAGTTACCTCATTTCCTTTGGATAAAACAAATCCAGATTCCTCCATGCCTAGCTACAGGTGCAAAATCGGGAAAGCACATGTGCAAATTCTGTAGAAAACATGAACTTTTTAGTTAGCATACATAATCGAGATAGCAATCCCATCTTGTCCATTTTCTGCCAAAGCTTTGTCTTTACCCTTTCAACATTGACACAAAagaattctaaaaaaaaaacatTGACACACAAGATAGATATTAATTATTCCATGTCTATGATGGCGGCATTGGCTTCCGAAGCAGAAGCAAAATTTGTTACAGCTGAAGAGATTACTGTGGTAAGCCTTATCTTATATACTCCATATGATTCCAGTTTCGTAATTCTAATTCTCAAACCAAAATGGAAAAGATCTCCCAGCTGCTTCATCATATACACTTGGTCCTTAATTGTTTAAACGTTGAAAATTTCTTAGCTGAAAGATTGAAGTTTTGTTGTAACTCCAATACTCTAAATAAACTTATATAATTCTATTAATCTAAAGTTTTTAATCCACAGCTAATCATCACTCCCATCAGCACAATCACAAATTAATCCAAGAGCAAGCTAAAATAATCCTCCAAGAATAGATCAATTCGCAAGTCGCATGAGCAGTAGCAATCGCCTAATGAATCCACTGCTCCAATCACCGCCCTGCATTCACCGCAACGCACAGGAGACAAGACAATAACAAGAGACAGTACATAGACAGAGATTTAATTTTTCCAGAAAGCATCAGGAACTTGGATgcatgaacttgcccatccgTGAGCAGCTTCTTGACGGTGTTGGCGCTGGTGGTGAACGCGAGCAGGAAGGGCTTGGCGGGGAGGTTGCGCTCGGCGGCGAGCTCCAGCACGAACTCGGTGAGCACGCCGCAGCAGGTGTCGTTGGTGAAGAGCGCACTGGCAAGCGCGGTGACGACGCAGACGCAGCACAGCAGATCGCGGCCGCCCTAGCTCCGCGACGCCAGGAGCTTGCCCAGGTGCTTCAACATTCCGTCGCCCTTGAGGTAGCCGCCCACCACCATGGTGCCGAAGAGCAGGCCCAGCATCGCCCCAGCCGTGCGCCGCCGTCAGGCCTCAGGCCGCATCAGCCCAACCCTAGGGGCCATTTTTCCCAACGCTGTGGAAGAAGGGGGTGTGAGAGGTAGAGGGGGTCCGGATCGACCCGATCCATCCATCACCGGCTCGTCGGAGAAGGTCGCCGGAGCTCTGGCGGCAGCCGGCGCGGGAAGAAGAGGCGCGGTCGGTTTCCCCCACGCGTGTGTTCTGTTGAACGAGAGGAAGGATGAGGCGCGACACGGACAGTGGGAGCCCTTCCTACTCCGGGGAGGCCGCGCAGAGGAGGTGGCCTAACGCCGGCGATGGGAGCCAGAAGGCGTGGCGGCGCCCATGGGAGACGGGAAGGGGCGGGGGCATTTCGATATGAATTTCAATCATCTTAGTACGGATCCAAAAAGCTTCATTCAAATTTCACCTTTGCTTAAACTTTGTTGTTTTTTTTtaagccgagcacttgatcaccatggtcaccatgatcttcaccatttgaAATATACTTCCTATCTCATAATaactttgataaactagattagcattTAGAAttttatcaatttaccaaaattaaactagagctttcacagacGTAGCGTCTGGCTTCACCATGGACAGTGAACGTGTCCTCTTCAATCTTTTCAGGAGTAGAGATGGAAGGCGTAGAACCGGTTCATCCCATGTGCATAGATAGGAACCCAACTAAATCTAGCAGGTGAACTAT includes these proteins:
- the LOC136529707 gene encoding uncharacterized protein → MKQPSTTTTTTTTTTEIWQWQCSTCRAHWKMLRQVTTTCCPHRHGGRCCQGQGTPPPPSPSAGNPAPHCHHHHHHQKEGASSRALAAGTEGSNARPGRHTTITTLNPAPPVVVAELCWVPDPYLMVQQLREFESLNDELVALRVQLQEYAEEVRKSSKDDINARTGMNMNWLLVLPANVRDVVILARDVIESFIAISTSAPPAN